A part of Notolabrus celidotus isolate fNotCel1 chromosome 21, fNotCel1.pri, whole genome shotgun sequence genomic DNA contains:
- the LOC117804712 gene encoding trichohyalin-like, whose translation MDNKRNSESLSRADTMDKETEAEVMLNKITELQHLVESKDKQLMDERLKADIKLQKKMVASHNLQTSLDEAKQERDEMAERLRRKEQEDMRRENDTDVQLEDLKNQLQAERLRSDTLQKEQEEFRKEVKEKSRRDLKQVRDLEKEKVTLDCIIASQDIKLKNKMVSSRYLQTSLDEAKQERDEMAERLRRQDQEDMRRENNTDVQLEDLKNQLQTERMRSDTLQKEQEEFMQERPPGGQERASRDLKQVQNLEVKGLSVEAKALQLKNMKIKELEELIAREQHQQKNKVMTRYLQTSLEEAKQERDEMVRVMRKDQEHLSRKTNTDVQRENLDLDCKLASSRALQENMIKELQEFVESKENQLQAERLRADTLLNELDELRLEVQQKASRDLKQVQNLEEEKRSLDSIIASQDFKLHNKMVLSRNLQTSLDEAEQERDEMAQRLRRKEQELEDLRRKTSTNVQLEDLKNQLQAERLRADTLQKQQEEFRQERPPGGQERASRDLKQVQNLEVKVLSQEQVAKALHIKEIKIKELEELTAKEQHQQKNKVLTRYLQTSLEEAKQERDEMAQRLNRKDQEHLRRKTNTDVQLEDLKNQLQAERLRSDTLQKEQEDFRLEVQEKASRDLKQVQDLEEEKRSLEQEVKALQIKHDYRIQELQQLGASQDTQLQDQVKVNQAIQEEMKDLQGEVAIIALQDNKIKELHDLVESLRNQLQAVRLRTDTIRKEQEELRREAQRRASRDQKWVQNLEEEKVSLEQALQKEVSRRVSEERNNPNRIQELQDLAVSSKNQLQTERLEVQDRLIEMENVSLWRRFKKAMTPDSRRQYKHLRMQWQDQEENPSSSVPPSPPNMPRP comes from the coding sequence ATGGACAACAAGAGGAACTCAGAGTCCCTGAGCAGGGCTGATACCATGGACAAGGAGACGGAGGCTGAGGTGATGCTCAACAAGATTACAGAGCTACAACATCTTGTTGAGAGTAAGGACAAGCAGCTGATGGATGAAAGGCTGAAGGCTGACATCAAGCTGCAAAAGAAGATGGTGGCGTCTCACAACCTCCAGACAAGCCTGGACGAGGCCAAACAGGAGAGGGATGAGATGGCAGAGAGGTTGAGGAGAAAGGAGCAGGAAGACATGAGGAGGGAGAACGACACCGACGTGCAGCTGGAGGATTTAAAgaaccagctgcaggctgaaagacTGAGGTCTGACACCCTGCAGAAGGAACAGGAGGAATTTAGGAAGGAGGTAAAAGAAAAATCCAGAAGAGACCTGAAGCAGGTTCGGGATCTGGAGAAGGAGAAAGTTACCCTGGATTGCATTATTGCATCTCAGGACatcaaactaaaaaataagATGGTGTCGTCTCGCTACCTCCAGACCAGCCTGGACGAGGCCAAACAGGAGAGGGATGAGATGGCAGAGAGGTTGAGGAGACAGGATCAGGAAGACATGAGGAGGGAGAACAACACTGACGTGCAGCTGGAGGATTTAAAGAACCAGCTGCAGACTGAAAGGATGAGGTCTGACACCCTCCAGAAGGAACAGGAGGAATTTATGCAAGAACGCCCCCCTGGAGGACAAGAGAGagccagcagagacctgaagcaGGTTCAGAATCTGGAGGTGAAGGGACTTTCTGTAGAGGCGAAGGCCctgcaattaaaaaatatgaagattaaagagctggaggagctAATTGCTAGGGAACAGCATCAGCaaaagaataaagtgatgaCTCGCTACCTCCAGACAAGCCTGGAGGAGGCCAAGCAGGAGCGTGATGAGATGGTCAGGGTGATGAGGAAGGATCAGGAGCACTTAAGTaggaagacaaacacagacgtgCAGAGAGAGAACCTGGATCTGGACTGCAAGCTAGCATCAAGCAGAGCATTACAGGAGAACATGATTAAAGAGCTCCAAGAATTTGTTGAGAGTAAAGAgaaccagctgcaggctgaaaggctGAGGGCTGATACCCTCCTGAATGAACTGGATGAATTAAGGCTGGAGGTTCAACAGAAagccagcagagacctgaagcaggttcagaatctggaggaggagaaacggTCCCTGGATTCCATTATTGCGTCTCAGGACTTCAAGCTGCACAATAAGATGGTGTTGTCTCGCAACCTGCAGACAAGCCTGGACGAGGCAGAACAGGAGAGGGATGAGATGGCCCAGAGGTTGAGGAGAAAGGAGCAGGAGCTGGAAGACTTGAGGAGGAAGACCAGCACCAATGTGCAGCTGGAGGACCTAAAgaaccagctgcaggctgaaagacTGAGGGCTGACACCCTCCAGAAACAACAGGAGGAATTTAGGCAAGAACGCCCCCCTGGAGGACAAGAGAGagccagcagagacctgaagcaGGTTCAGAATCTGGAGGTGAAGGTTCTTTCTCAGGAGCAGGTGGCAAAGGCCCTGCATATAAAAGAGATCAAGATtaaagagctggaggagctAACTGCTAAGGAACAGCACCAGCAAAAGAATAAAGTGTTGACTCGTTACCTCCAGACAAGCCTGGAGGAGGCCAAACAGGAGCGAGATGAGATGGCCCAGAGGTTGAACAGAAAGGATCAGGAGCACTTGAGGAGGAAGACCAACACCGACGTGCAGCTGGAAGACCTAAAgaaccagctgcaggctgaaaggctgaggtctgacaccctCCAGAAGGAACAGGAGGACTTTAGGCTGGAAGTCCAAGAaaaagccagcagagacctgaagcaggttcaggatctggaggaggagaaacgttccctggagcaggaggtgaaggccctgcaaataaaacatgactacAGGATTCAAGAGCTCCAGCAGCTTGGTGCATCTCAGGACACCCAGCTACAAGATCAGGTGAAGGTCAATCAGGCTAttcaggaggagatgaaggaccTGCAAGGAGAAGTCGCAATCATTGCATTACAGGACAACAAGATTAAAGAGCTCCATGATCTTGTTGAGTCCTTAAGAAACCAGCTGCAGGCTGTAAGGCTGAGGACTGACACCATCCGGAAAGAACAGGAGGAACTTAGGCGGGAGGCACAACGGAGAGCCAGCAGAGACCAGAAGTGGGTTCAGaatctggaggaggagaaagtttCCCTGGAGCAGGCCCTGCAGAAAGAGGTCTCAAGAAGAGTATCAGAGGAAAGAAACAACCCCAACAGGATTCAAGAGCTCCAAGATCTTGCTGTGTCCTCAAAGAACCAGCTGCAGACTGAAAGGCTGGAAGTTCAGGACAGACTTATTGAGATGGAGAACgtgtctttgtggaggaggtttaaaaaggccatgactCCTGACAGTCGCCGCCAATACAAACATCTGAGAATGCAGTGGCAGGACCAGGAGGAAAACCCCAGCTCATCTGTTCCCCCAAGCCCCCCCAACATGCCCAGACCGTAA
- the LOC117804713 gene encoding trichohyalin-like: protein MDNKRNSESLSRAETMEKETEAEVMLNKITELQHLVESKDKQLMDERLKADIKLQKKMVASHNLQTSLDEAKQERDEMAERLRRKEQEDMRRENDTDVQLEDLKNQLQAERLRSDTLQKEQEEFRKEVKEKSRRDLKQVRDLEKEKVTLDCIIASQDIKLKNKMVASRYLQTSLDEAKQERDEMAERLRRKEQEDMRRENNTDVQLEDLKNQLQTERMRSDTLQKEQEQFMQERPPGGQERASRDLKQVQNLEVKGLSVEAKALQLKNMKIEELEELIAREQHQQKNKVMTRYLQTSLEEAKQERDEMVRVMRKDQEHLSRKTNTDVQRENLDLDCKLASSRALQENMIKELQEFVESKENQLQAERLRADTLLNELDELRLEVQQKASRDLKQVQNLEEEKRSLDSIIASQDFKLHNKMVLSRNLQTSLDEAEQERDEMAERLRRKEQELEDLRRKTSTNVQLEDLKNQLQAERLRADTLQKQQEEFRQEHPPGGQERASRDLKQVQNLEVKVLSQEQVAKALHIKEIKIKELEELTAKEQHQQKNKVLTRYLQTSLEEAKQEQDEMAQRLNRKDQEHLRRETNTDVQLEDLKNQLQAERLRSDTLQKEQEDFRLEVQEKASRDLKQVQDLEEEKRSLEQEVKALQIKHDYRIQELQQLGASQDTQLQDQVKVNQAIQEEMKDLQGEVAIIALQDNKIKELHDLVESLRNQLQAVRLRTDTIRKEQEELRREVQRRASRDQKWVQNLEEEKVSLEQALQKEVSRRVSEERNNTNRIQELQDLAASSKNQLQTERLEVQDRLIEMENVSLWRRFKKAMTPDSRRQYKHLRMQWQDQEENPSSSVPPSPPNMPRP from the coding sequence ATGGACAACAAGAGGAACTCAGAGTccctgagcagggctgaaaccATGGAGAAGGAGACGGAGGCTGAGGTGATGCTCAACAAGATTACAGAGCTACAACATCTTGTTGAGAGTAAGGACAAGCAGCTGATGGATGAAAGGCTGAAGGCTGACATCAAGCTGCAAAAGAAGATGGTGGCGTCTCACAACCTCCAGACAAGCCTGGACGAGGCCAAACAGGAGAGGGATGAGATGGCAGAGAGGTTGAGGAGAAAGGAGCAGGAAGACATGAGGAGGGAGAACGACACCGACGTGCAGCTGGAGGATTTAAAgaaccagctgcaggctgaaagacTGAGGTCTGACACCCTGCAGAAGGAACAGGAGGAATTTAGGAAGGAGGTAAAAGAAAAATCCAGAAGAGACCTGAAGCAGGTTCGGGATCTGGAGAAGGAGAAAGTTACCCTGGATTGCATTATTGCATCTCAGGACatcaaactaaaaaataagATGGTGGCGTCTCGCTACCTCCAGACCAGCCTGGACGAGGCCAAACAGGAGAGGGATGAAATGGCAGAGAGGTTGAGGAGAAAGGAGCAGGAAGACATGAGGAGGGAGAACAACACTGACGTGCAGCTGGAGGATTTAAAGAACCAGCTGCAGACTGAAAGGATGAGGTCTGACACCCTCCAGAAGGAACAGGAGCAATTTATGCAAGAACGCCCCCCTGGAGGACAAGAGAGAGCCAGCAGAGACCTAAAGCAGGTTCAGAATCTGGAGGTGAAGGGACTTTCTGTAGAGGCAAAGGCCctgcaattaaaaaatatgaagattgaagagctggaggagctaATTGCTAGGGAACAGCATCAGCaaaagaataaagtgatgaCTCGCTACCTCCAGACAAGCCTGGAGGAGGCCAAGCAGGAGCGAGATGAGATGGTCAGGGTGATGAGGAAGGATCAGGAGCACTTAAGTAGGAAGACCAACACAGACGTGCAGAGAGAGAACCTGGATCTGGACTGCAAGCTAGCATCAAGCAGAGCATTACAGGAGAACATGATTAAAGAGCTCCAAGAATTTGTTGAGAGTAAAGAgaaccagctgcaggctgaaaggctGAGGGCTGATACCCTCCTGAATGAACTGGATGAATTAAGGCTGGAGGTTCAACAGAAagccagcagagacctgaagcaggttcagaatctggaggaggagaaacggTCCCTGGATTCCATTATTGCGTCTCAGGACTTCAAGCTGCACAATAAGATGGTGTTGTCTCGCAACCTGCAGACAAGCCTGGACGAGGCAGAACAGGAGAGGGATGAGATGGCAGAGAGGTTGAGGAGAAAGGAGCAGGAGCTGGAAGACTTGAGGAGGAAGACCAGCACCAATGTGCAGCTGGAGGACCTAAAgaaccagctgcaggctgaaagacTGAGGGCTGACACCCTCCAGAAACAACAGGAGGAATTTAGGCAAGAACACCCCCCTGGAGGACAAGAGAGagccagcagagacctgaagcaGGTTCAGAATCTGGAGGTGAAGGTTCTTTCTCAGGAGCAGGTGGCAAAGGCCCTGCATATAAAAGAGATCAAGATtaaagagctggaggagctAACTGCTAAGGAACAGCACCAGCAAAAGAATAAAGTGTTGACTCGTTACCTCCAGACAAGCCTGGAGGAGGCCAAACAGGAGCAAGATGAGATGGCGCAGAGGTTGAACAGAAAGGATCAGGAGCACTTGAGGAGGGAGACCAACACTGACGTGCAGCTGGAAGACCTAAAgaaccagctgcaggctgaaaggctgaggtctgacaccctCCAGAAGGAACAGGAGGACTTTAGGCTGGAAGTCCAAGAaaaagccagcagagacctgaagcaggttcaagatctggaggaggagaaacgttccctggagcaggaggtgaaggccctgcaaataaaacatgactacAGGATTCAAGAGCTCCAGCAGCTTGGTGCATCTCAGGACACCCAGCTACAAGATCAGGTGAAGGTCAATCAGGCTAttcaggaggagatgaaggaccTGCAAGGAGAAGTCGCAATCATTGCATTACAGGACAACAAGATTAAAGAGCTCCATGATCTTGTTGAGTCCTTAAGAAACCAGCTGCAGGCTGTAAGGCTGAGGACTGACACCATCCGGAAAGAACAGGAGGAACTTAGGCGGGAGGTACAACGGAGAGCCAGCAGAGACCAGAAGTGGGTTCAGaatctggaggaggagaaagtttCCCTGGAGCAGGCCCTGCAGAAAGAGGTCTCAAGAAGAGTATCAGAGGAAAGAAACAACACCAACAGGATTCAAGAGCTCCAAGATCTTGCTGCGTCCTCAAAGAACCAGCTGCAGACTGAAAGGCTGGAAGTTCAGGACAGACTTATTGAGATGGAGAACgtgtctttgtggaggaggtttaaaaaggccatgactCCTGACAGTCGGCGCCAATACAAACATCTGAGAATGCAGTGGCAGGACCAGGAGGAAAACCCCAGCTCATCTGTTCCCCCAAGCCCCCCCAACATGCCCAGACCGTAA